Proteins encoded in a region of the Leishmania donovani BPK282A1 complete genome, chromosome 14 genome:
- a CDS encoding stearic acid desaturase, putative gives MLQAVQNLFTCSVLSTDETKPKEEREVPQWSKGNFQYNWIGIYIIGVPLLFVLLGLCLRVPLSFSLLQWLAFFGVVTGMVGVTTGYHRLFSHGAFTGGQAMQWVCAFIGAGAFQGSIKWWARNHRVHHKYTDTSKDPYDARRGFIFTHFGWFVMRMDYDLLGDADVSDLKDSLVVEFQRKYFAAIATMTGILIPLMVAGATTGEWAGAFFWVVWLKIFLVHQFSFFINSLAHTDLFGATRPYADDKTPHDSVVFAIINLGEGYHNYHHQFPNDYRNGHLWYHIDMTKWYIFMCSFLGFCDNLQRAPRTVVDRAAAVQAVCTHGRKLQEAVEKVKQLEVPADKEYAWDDVRAEVEQGRKLLVMDGYVLDLERPIPVDPAWAQTDKKISWLNTHPGGRALLLAYVGKDATAAFNGGVYGHTTGARSYLPELRVGHMKERPASSASGKEGSAAVCKGQCITLPRRRDVIL, from the coding sequence CTGCAGCGTCCTTTCCACGGATGAAACGAAGCCCAAAGAGGAGCGTGAGGTGCCGCAGTGGTCGAAGGGCAACTTCCAGTACAACTGGATCGGCATCTACATCATCGGTGTGCCACTGCTGTTCGTGCTGCTTGGGttgtgcctgcgcgtccCTTTATCCTTCTCGCTTCTGCAATGGCTTGCATTTTTTGGTGTTGTCACCGGCATGGTGGGGGTGACGACCGGCTATCATCGTCTCTTCTCACACGGTGCTTTCACCGGCGGGCAGGCGATGCAGTGGGTGTGCGCCTTCATCGGTGCCGGCGCGTTCCAGGGCTCCATCAAGTGGTGGGCTCGAAACCACCGCGTCCACCACAAGTACACGGACACCTCCAAGGACCCGTACgacgcgcgccgcggcttcATCTTCACGCACTTTGGCTGGTTCGTCATGCGCATGGACTACGATCTGCTCGGCGACGCAGATGTGTCCGACCTGAAGGACAGCCTCGTCGTGGAGTTCCAGCGCAAGTACTTTGCCGCCATTGCGACCATGACAGGGATCCTGATCCCTCTCATGGTGGCCGGCGCAACCACTGGTGAGTGGGCGGGTGCGTTCTTCTGGGTGGTGTGGCTCAAGATCTTTCTGGTACACCAGTTCTCCTTCTTCATCAACAGCCTCGCGCACACGGACCTCTTTGGCGCCACGAGGCCGTACGCGGATGACAAGACACCGCACGACTCCGTCGTCTTCGCGATCATAAACCTCGGCGAGGGCTACCACAACTACCACCACCAGTTCCCGAACGACTACCGCAACGGTCATCTGTGGTACCACATTGATATGACGAAGTGGTACATATTTATGTGCAGCTTTCTGGGCTTCTGCGACAACTtgcagcgtgcgccgcgcactGTCGTCgaccgcgccgccgcggtgcaggctgtgtgcacgcacgGGCGCAAACTTCAGGAGGCGGTCGAGAAGGTGAAGCAGCTGGAGGTGCCGGCGGACAAGGAGTACGCGTGGGACGACGTGcgggcggaggtggagcaggGCCGCAAGCTGCTGGTGATGGACGGCTACGTGCTGGACCTCGAGCGGCCAATCCCCGTGGACCCTGCGTGGGCGCAGACGGACAAGAAGATCAGCTGGCTGAACACGCACCCTGGTGGacgagcgctgctgcttgcgtACGTGGGCAAGGACGCGACGGCCGCCTTCAACGGCGGTGTGTATGGCCACACGACGGGCGCGCGCAGCTACctgccggagctgcgcgtggGCCACATGAAGGAGCGCCCCGCCTCTTCGGCGTCTGGCAAGGAGGGGAGTGCCGCGGTTTGTAAGGGGCAGTGCATTACGCTACCTCGGAGACGTGACGTTATCCTGTGA